In Arachis hypogaea cultivar Tifrunner chromosome 2, arahy.Tifrunner.gnm2.J5K5, whole genome shotgun sequence, a genomic segment contains:
- the LOC112733960 gene encoding uncharacterized protein, with the protein MSNDNPRLLNPNPNPERVLAIPVKKSNPVELYRPLRKLVKTKYSESDAQKVESVLETLNKCRSDMVERGDLSLPELRDCLIHYFKCLCMVEPLFTAISSDSELINFVWYDAFYSEHNNGVSSQHNSIQLELAAVVFNLGAVCSQIGASYDRTTALGLHLAMDAFNAAARFFLKLWKDLTKDVSATLDLTLLFAESLHCLFSAQALELKSQQQLKDNSSSAFQKYRCAVSFKSASEHYQRAYDLIVGDSVATEHIHKFDQTWITHLRQKKEFFQVEARQRLSSVQPKSRPRKSFSSICALDHDAESVTEKLVRGICWRVDQWMPKLEGVYLDLVLSQDSPFKIMDGGKLVANPWDMPPPYPTNFSIPSSSSSSHILALPLKKSEPLDLYESLRNCFVLKYSESVAKRVEGLLEMLNKLRSEMLRDDLSLPLRRDCLIRYYKCLCMIEPLFPMTSSSNPPIFVWYNAFNPQEKSSQHNIHLEKASVLFNLGALGSHIALSCDLTTIQGQRIAIDALHDASYWFLILTHEAEKASATIDLSISCTQMLREIITAQVADLECNFPHPRYVSVSAGCPVSVLYRKAFEMWTFGPLAETRVQSLIPQHLVSIIRTCLIEFAPSDVTEQFLTGYWKAAQFLTGYCKGQAVLPVGCQPPCLDLLSKAGPVMIKDGHLVANLSGSDIRIGGDQLPGDHSNMAIDQN; encoded by the exons ATGAGCAACGATAACCCGAGGTTGTTGAACCCGAACCCGAATCCAGAAAGGGTGCTGGCAATCCCAGTGAAGAAGAGTAATCCGGTGGAGCTGTACCGGCCGTTACGTAAGTTGGTAAAAACAAAATACTCAGAGAGCGATGCACAGAAAGTTGAAAGCGTTCTGGAAACCCTAAACAAATGCCGCAGCGACATGGTGGAGCGAGGGGACCTCTCCCTTCCCGAGCTCCGTGACTGCCTCATCCACTACTTCAAATGCCTCTGCATGGTTGAGCCACTCTTCACCGCTATCTCCTCCGATTCCGAACTTATCAATTTTGTCTGGTACGACGCCTTCTACTCTGAGCATAACAATGGAGTCAGCTCGCAGCACAACAGCATCCAATTGGAGTTGGCTGCTGTTGTCTTCAACCTTGGCGCCGTATGCAGCCAGATTGGGGCCTCTTACGACCGCACCACCGCCCTTGGTCTTCACCTTGCAATGGACGCCTTCAATGCCGCCGCCAGATTCTTCTTGAAACTCTGGAAGGATCTCACCAAGGACGTCTCCGCCACCCTCGACTTGACTCTCCTCTTCGCCGAGAGTCTTCACTGCCTCTTCTCCGCTCAGGCTTTGGAGCTCAAATCACAGCAACAACTCAAAGACAACAGCAGTtcggctttccaaaaatatagatGTGCCGTTTCGTTTAAATCG gcTTCTGAGCATTATCAGAGAGCGTATGATCTGATAGTAGGTGATTCGGTTGCAACCGAGCATATCCACAAATTTGACCAAACCTGGATAACTCATCTTCGTCAGAAGAAGGAATTCTTTCAAGTGGAGGCACGTCAGAGGCTATCATCCGTCCAACCCAAATCCCGGCCACGTAAATCATTTTCATCTATCTGTGCTCTTGATCATGATGCTGAATCTGTCACTGAAAAATTAGTTAGAGGAATTTGTTGGCGTGTGGACCAGTGGATGCCCAAGCTAGAAGGAGTATACCTTGACCTCGTCCTTTCCCAGGACAGCCCTTTCAAGATTATGGATGGTGGAAAGCTGGTGGCTAACCCATGGGACATGCCTCCTCCTTATCCAACAAATTTTTCAATCCCCTCATCTTCGTCTTCGTCACATATTCTGGCATTGCCTTTGAAGAAGAGTGAGCCCTTGGACCTCTACGAGTCCTTGCGCAATTGCTTCGTCCTCAAATACTCTGAGAGTGTGGCAAAGAGAGTAGAAGGCCTTCTCGAAATGCTAAACAAATTGCGTAGTGAAATGCTGCGTGATGACCTCTCTCTACCCTTGCGCCGTGACTGCCTCATCCGCTATTACAAATGCCTTTGCATGATTGAGCCTTTGTTCCCCATGACTTCCTCATCCAACCCACCTATCTTTGTTTGGTACAATGCCTTCAACCCACAAGAGAAATCTTCTCAGCACAACATCCATTTGGAGAAGGCCTCTGTTCTCTTCAACCTGGGAGCCCTCGGCTCCCACATTGCTCTCTCCTGCGATCTCACCACCATCCAAGGCCAGCGCATTGCCATAGACGCCTTACATGATGCTTCATATTGGTTCTTAATACTAACGCATGAGGCTGAGAAGGCATCTGCCACCATTGACTTGTCAATAAGCTGCACCCAGATGCTGCGCGAGATAATAACCGCGCAGGTTGCTGACTTGGAATGCAATTTTCCTCATCCCCGTTATGTATCAGTTTCTGCTGGATGTCCT GTTTCTGTGCTTTATCGGAAAGCTTTTGAAATGTGGACATTCGGGCCTTTAGCTGAGACTCGTGTTCAATCCTTGATACCTCAACATCTTGTGTCGATTATCAGAACCTGCCTTATTGAATTTGCTCCTAGTGATGTCACTGAACAATTTCTTACAGGGTATTGGAAGGCTGCACAATTTCTTACAGGGTATTGTAAGGGTCAAGCCGTGCTTCCAGTGGGATGTCAACCACCATGCTTGGACCTTCTCTCCAAGGCTGGCCCTGTCATGATTAAGGATGGACATCTTGTGGCCAACCTTAGTGGCAGTGACATTCGCATTGGAGGAGATCAGCTCCCAGGAGACCACAGTAACATGGCTATAGACCAAAACTGA